In the Orenia marismortui DSM 5156 genome, one interval contains:
- the spoVT gene encoding stage V sporulation protein T, whose translation MKATGIVRRIDDLGRVVIPKEIRRTMRIREGEPLEIFVDRDGEVILKKYSPIGELGEFAQEYVDSLSEVTGHMACVLDRDAIVAVAGAKKNKFIDKPVSSISEEVMKSGETKVINEKTDEIFCEGIYGEEDSIFTAQVIVPIISGGDSIGAVVLASKKDGASMGDLEIKLSSTAAGFLAKQMES comes from the coding sequence ATGAAAGCTACAGGGATTGTACGTCGCATAGATGATTTGGGTCGAGTTGTAATTCCAAAGGAAATTAGAAGAACTATGAGGATTAGAGAAGGAGAGCCTCTTGAAATTTTTGTTGATCGTGATGGAGAGGTAATCCTAAAGAAATATTCTCCAATTGGGGAATTAGGTGAGTTTGCTCAAGAATATGTAGATTCTTTATCTGAAGTGACAGGACATATGGCCTGTGTTTTGGATAGAGATGCTATCGTAGCAGTAGCTGGTGCTAAAAAGAATAAATTTATTGATAAACCCGTTAGTTCAATTTCAGAAGAGGTAATGAAGAGTGGCGAAACTAAAGTAATTAATGAGAAAACTGATGAAATTTTCTGTGAAGGAATTTATGGGGAAGAAGATAGTATATTTACAGCTCAAGTAATAGTACCGATTATATCGGGAGGAGACTCAATAGGGGCTGTTGTATTAGCATCTAAGAAAGATGGGGCTAGCATGGGAGATTTAGAAATAAAACTCTCCAGTACAGCAGCAGGTTTTTTAGCAAAACAAATGGAAAGTTAA